Proteins from a single region of Methanothrix sp.:
- a CDS encoding zinc-dependent alcohol dehydrogenase family protein, with translation MRAMLLERPGEPLVMREVEMPAPGEREVLIRVSACGVCRTDLHILDGELAGAKLPLIPGHEIVGRVVAKGEHAERFRTGDRIGVPWLGYTDGSCRYCLRGEENLCDNARFTGYTIDGGYAEYTVADERYCLPIPERYDDLRAAPLLCAGLIGYRSYRLALSKAGVKRLGIYGFGAAAHIIAQVALFEGIDVYAFTRPGDMEAQEFALSLGAAWAGGSDEMPPQELDAAIIFAPVGSLVPAALRATSKGGTVVCGGIHMSDIPSFPYSILWEERCIRSVANLTRRDGEEFISLARDINIRTEVQEFRLDEANHALDLLRAGRLRGAAVLKI, from the coding sequence ATGAGGGCAATGCTGCTCGAGAGGCCCGGAGAGCCCCTGGTGATGAGGGAGGTCGAGATGCCAGCTCCCGGGGAGCGGGAGGTTCTGATCAGGGTGAGCGCATGCGGCGTCTGTCGCACCGACCTCCACATACTCGATGGCGAGCTCGCCGGCGCAAAGCTCCCTCTAATACCGGGTCATGAGATCGTGGGCAGGGTCGTGGCGAAGGGGGAGCACGCGGAGCGCTTCCGCACCGGCGACAGAATTGGAGTCCCATGGCTCGGATACACAGACGGCTCATGCAGGTACTGCCTGCGCGGGGAGGAGAACCTCTGCGATAACGCGAGGTTCACCGGATACACTATCGATGGAGGATACGCAGAGTACACTGTAGCAGACGAGCGCTACTGCCTGCCGATCCCTGAGAGGTATGATGATCTGAGAGCGGCGCCCCTGCTCTGCGCCGGATTGATCGGATACAGATCGTACAGGCTCGCGCTCTCGAAGGCCGGCGTGAAGCGGCTGGGCATATACGGATTTGGAGCCGCGGCTCACATAATCGCGCAGGTCGCCCTCTTCGAGGGCATCGATGTTTATGCGTTCACACGGCCAGGAGACATGGAGGCTCAGGAGTTCGCCCTCTCACTCGGCGCTGCATGGGCTGGAGGATCTGATGAGATGCCGCCGCAGGAGCTTGATGCAGCGATAATATTCGCCCCTGTCGGCTCCCTAGTTCCAGCTGCCCTCAGGGCCACATCCAAGGGAGGGACTGTCGTGTGCGGCGGGATACACATGTCTGACATCCCATCATTTCCCTACAGCATCCTCTGGGAGGAGAGGTGCATCAGGTCTGTGGCAAATCTCACGCGAAGGGATGGCGAGGAGTTCATCTCGCTCGCCAGGGATATCAACATCAGAACAGAGGTCCAGGAGTTCAGGCTCGATGAGGCGAATCATGCTCTGGATCTCCTGAGGGCAGGAAGGCTGCGTGGGGCTGCTGTCTTGAAGATCTGA